The window gaaacactcacctgcgaaccagttcgtatgtactacataccaacttttttgagaacccatcaaacgtgatgtggatccaaaatctgaaccgttcatgcgaagcaacacctcgtgaaaccccttgggaccaagttttaccttgatctaaaacttttatgggccatgaaaaatgaaaacagtttcttcccttgatttgcatttctctttgctatagcccaccagaattttagatcagggtgaaaatttgtcacagggggtttcatgggattctgcatcacatggaccgttcagattagacacccatgacacgtgtgcaaaggtgcgaacgtgcataggtgcgcaggggagcatgactctatatatacatacacacacacaaggAACTACtaaattaatatagaatttacattaaGTGCCTTTTTCAACGACCCGTAATCCGATACAACAACTATTGTAAGCAGTGGATAAAACACCCacgtcatgtggggtccaccgtgttgttaCTTTGAAAGTTACTCCGTCCATCAACTGCGCCTTCTCATATTCACCGAACATTCCCATAATAAGACCGATCCCAAAACCAGGTGGGCCAAGCTGGGGAACCATCTAAAGCCACGACAGTGTCGCCCACATGAGTCTTGGCCACAGGCTGATTTTTACAGATGCTGTTATCCTCGTGAGGCTAGCCTGATGAACGGACCGGATGTAATGTACACACAGGGGTGGGCCAAGCACGCAAGCCTATTATATATTGGTGTCCCTTCCCCATTgttccatttggtgtggccctCCTGAGTCTGGATCGTGCTGATTTTTGTCCTCGGAATTCACATCGAGGGGCTCACTTGATTGACGGAATGGATGGCGTACAAAACAAGGTGGGCCACGGCGTTCAATTATGCGCTGGAGCTCACCCCGAAAGCTAGCGTGGACAAACTCAAACCATTCAGCCGTGCATGGATGGAATGGAGGGGTACATTTAAAGCATAATAGTGAGGAATGCGGATCATCTGTTTCCAGCGCACAGTGGCTTCCCGTGTCCTTGAATttaattggtccacgtcatttatgCTGACGTCAGCACAGAATcttaataaaataagaaaatttattTACAAAATGCTACCTGGTTAATCCATCTAAATGAATGAGCTACGGACTATAAGGGATTTTTGCTACAGGTAAAAACCGTAGTAATAGTGTTACGTTTTTTTACCTTAGCGAAAAACTCCTAATTCATCAGGTTTTAGTTAATGGCTAAGGGTCCCATAaggggctctatgggcccactgcaatgtatatatttttatctaaactgtctatccatttttaaagctcattttaggatatgatctcgaaaaaggaggcagatcaagggtcaagtggaccacaccgtgggaaacagtggagattaaatgcctaccattaaaactttcttgggagtggtgtggtcctcttgggccttcaatcttcctccttttccTCCCGTAAGTTTTgtttgctgtggtccacctgaatcacaaattaTACTGAATTTCAGGACCTTATTCTAACATGATGTGACCCATCTGATGGTTGGAATTGATATCAACTGCACATTACAATGAAGCCTACCCCATGTGGCCTATTCGGTGCCCACGGTTCTTTACAGTTCAATGGGTGAGAGAATAGAAAGAGATTTGGTCACATTAAACGGTTCAATCCACTTCTATAGAAGAGGAAATTATTACAAAGTAGCAAACCCAAGTACACAAGAAAGCCATACCAAAGACACGGATAAAAGGATGCATAAGCACATCTCACACCAACCAAGTACATGAGCCTTGTTTATTTAATTAAGACAAACATCTTTTTAATCACACACTATAATTCACATCTTCTTCATTAGCCATCATACAATCAAGGATAAACTTCGATAATTGACCGCAAACCCAGCACAGGTAGAATCTTGTAGTCAGAGAAACCAGCGTCAATGAAGATTTTCTGCCACTCATGTTCTTCCCTCTGCCTGCCTGTTGAAGGCAACAGCATCGCCATATCAAAGCAAAGCTTTGTGTCCATTAACTTGTAATCATCTGTGTCGGCATTCACAACTGTTTCTAGTAAGATCACCTTCCCTCCATCTTCTTTACTTGGAATTACCTCTTTGCACCGTTTTAATATCTTCACGCAGTCATTGTCACTCCAGCCGCGTAGGACTGACTGTAAGCCATTTTCACAATGCTTAGAAGCCATTGCTAGATATGAAATGGGCTGGTTTGGATCAGCCCAATTGCTTGACTACAGCCCATTAGTTTCTGGCACTAGCCGTGGTGAAGAAGAACACATACAAGGCAGCAAGTGTGTTGAGCATTGTTCTAAAACGCGTTGACACAACTCAAAGACTTGTTGAATCAATGCGATTACTTAAAAGAAAAGATGTTGTCAGTTCCATTCAAACTCCTACCTTACTAGCAAAGCAACAACCTTAACAATGGAGGCACATGCAATGATGTTTTCTGACAAACTATCTAATtgatatagaatttacattccaacacttttttcaaaaaaagttttcaaaaagcTGCCTCTTTAATTATAAAGCAAATGCATCAGTGGCTTCTGTGATTCATATTAGGCCGaggttccaaaaatcagctccaccTGTGATTCACGGTGACCACATAGGTGAAAATAGTGGATAGGGCAACAATTCTCCTCCATGCTATTTCCATTTGTGTGGCCAATATGAATCGATCACAGATGCTTCtgatttttggggaaaaaaagcttaaaatttatttgaaatttaatagctagagtggattttatataattatgaTATGGGTCTTCTAATACTAAAGGGTGAACGTttctctttcctttggtgtggtccaccataatCTCAGGTCAGTTTTACTTTTTTCATCTTTGCAATTAATATGGGACTAAATATCTAATATTCCCaatagatggtaaataaatattcgGTGGGTGGCCCGGTCAAAATCAAGAGCAGCAAcccttctatttttttattttattttttttccttttataaatAATTTTCAGTATAGTTGAATACAAAGGACAACGAACTAATTTTTCGTGGGCTCATTGTAATATGTTTGCAAAATCtatccatccattagatgcatAATCAAAGTTTAGGcttagaggaaaaaaaaaaatccagctgAATTTAACTCAGGTGAACCTCATCCAATACCCTTAATTTTTACAATGTCCaacataatgattatatgaaattcacccCCAACATTAGTTGCAAAACCAAAATTTAGATAAAGTGCATAAAAATCAGAGTCATTTGTGATTCTGATGGAGCAtatcaagggaaacaatttggagggtgatcATTTCCCTGTACAAAGTTTCAGTCCACCTGAATCATAATTGTGGGTAATTTTTTGACTACTTGGACAAACATGAGGTGATCGATCTTGTGGTCGGGTAGATTTTATTGTAAAtaacatagtggggcccaccgggtCATAGGCATAGAGTTGCTTTGACAAATAAGTAGCGGTACAGACCTTGAGGAGAAGAGCGTCTGCAGGGGGAATCGACTCGAACATGTTACCTCCAACCGCATCTATTTTCGTACTCTTCGGCACGCTGGCAATAACATGTGGTTGATCAAACACGGTGCATTTTATGTGTGGGAACGCATCAGTGATGGCCCGAGCTACAGCACCAGTACCAGCCCCAACATCGACCAACGACCGCACCCCATCGAAAACCTGACCATACTCTTTAACGACAATGCTAATGATGAACTGTGCATCACTGGCCATGGAATCGTTAAATAAGCAATTAAGCTCAGGGATCTGGGCCGCGCCCTCCAAAAAACTCACTCCGTTTGCTGTCTGGAAGGCAGTGGTTTCATTGCCTTGGAACCAACTACTCAAGAAATTCCAAGGTGTGAGTAGAGAAGAGTCTAACTCCCCTAACACAAAGGCTGACAAACTGACGGCGGCCTCTTTGCGGAGGAGTCTAGAAGGTGGTGTGAGAACATACCCTTCTTCAACTCGTTTATTGCCATTGATATTTTCTATAGCCCAAGTGAACCAACAGACGCATCAGGCGGCTCATGTAAGGGGTTTTGGATGAGTCAATCGGAAGTGCGGCGACCAACTCAGAGAGAGTCATTGGACGGCCATGATTGTGGATGATGTCTGGTATGCCGAGTTGAACGACACACTTGAGGGACATGGAATTCACGTAATGAAAGAGATGGTTCCATACGTGGGCTTGGGCTTGCAACAGCTCATGGCCTCTCTCTCCTTGGTTGGGCAACATCACTAACTCTGGTATTCCACACCTGGAATCACaataaaaaaaagataaagagGATTTTAAAACACACTAAAGCTGTGTATTCTTAATAACTCAATTCCATTATAACTTCCAAAATACAAATATATAGGCACCAAATGTAAAAAGCGACCAGGAAGAATCTGTGTTCCTCCATATACATCTAAACGGAGCTGccaaacaactttttttttttttacacgcacacacaccccaaacAACTTGTAATTATCATCCGCAATTTTGACCGTACTATCTCTATGGTCTGGTCAAAATCACGAAAAGGAAGTAACGCTTCAAATATTTTTAGATTATTCATataacacattttgaaaataatttGGGACTAAATTACTCTTATCTTTAGATCAGCAGGATTATGAGTAGGGAAGAAGTCACGTACTATTCAATCGACGTTAATGGGATTAGTTATTTGGGTCTCCTGAAACTTATATCCAATTCGTTCATTTTCTTTGTAGCCTTTTATTTATATGAAAAGATATTAATTTCATGCTGACATGATCTCTCTGTGGCCAACAAAACTTGATAATTTATAATTCTTTTCGTTCAATATGAactattttcttgtgatgtggttaaTGTGACTAATAGATGTTGATAATGCTTCCGACAATAGATGTTGATAATGCTTCCGACAATGGCCTTTCTAGAAATTTTGAAGTTGATTCATGGAGTGGATTCCACATAATGCGATAGTAGACCCCACAGACAATGTATAAACACCCTTATAAGTTTTCTTGTAATGTAGTCAATTTAAGAAGTTTTTGACCATAGGAGTTCAactaccattgtttcttgtgatgtagtCTAGTTAAGCCTTTTGTCCGTCTCCTTCTgaggctcatgctctaaattaTGCTATTAAGATAAATAGATGGCACggataaattatatacatcacaatagcccATAATAACTAATAACAGTGTTTGGTGGCTGTTCACTCATTTcttattgtggggtccaccttatctGTGGATGTAATTCATTCTTTAGCTATAGAAAGGAGTAAGATTGAAAACCTATcatgacattaaattaaattccgaatccaatggacggagtagatcttcgACATAtcccatgatgggccccacaaccctTAATACATGACTACTTAGACCACATATGACAATATTCTCAACCCTTAACACACACTTGATTGTGGGCCTTAAAGACAATGTCCTTATAGTATTAAGGTtcaaggtcgaggttgtcatgtctAAAGGGTCGGGGTTGttagggttgaggttgtcatgtgttacggtcgaggttgtcatgcgttAAGGATTGAGGTTGTCATGCATTCATTATAAAAATGGACCAAAGACTACATACTAAATCTGTATCAAAAGAATGTATTTCCTTCCCTTAAC is drawn from Magnolia sinica isolate HGM2019 chromosome 5, MsV1, whole genome shotgun sequence and contains these coding sequences:
- the LOC131245293 gene encoding trans-resveratrol di-O-methyltransferase-like: MASDAQFIISIVVKEYGQVFDGVRSLVDVGAGTGAVARAITDAFPHIKCTVFDQPHVIASVPKSTKIDAVGGNMFESIPPADALLLKSVLRGWSDNDCVKILKRCKEVIPSKEDGGKVILLETVVNADTDDYKLMDTKLCFDMAMLLPSTGRQREEHEWQKIFIDAGFSDYKILPVLGLRSIIEVYP